GGGTCGTCTCCGCCGGGTGGGGCGGCGCGTACGGCTACCAGATCGTGCTGCGCCACGACGACGGCCGCTACAGCCAGTACGCGCACCTCTCCGCGCTCACCGTCCGCGAGGGCCAGCGGGTGCACGCCGGTCAGCGCATCGCGCGCTCAGGATCGACCGGCAACAGCTCGGGACCGCACCTCCACTTCGAGGTTCGGACGGGTCCCGGGTACGGCTCGGACATCGACCCCCTGGCCTACCTCAGGGCGCGGGGAGTCTCCCTCTGACGCCACCGACGAGCCCGATGACACCGACGGCGACTCCGGCGCGGCCGTCATGCGGTCGAGCGTGAGCCGGACGAGGCCGCCCGCGGCGACCGCGCCGCAGATCAGCGCGGCGACGGTGCCCGCCGCGCCGTAGCGGAAGCCCTCGCCGAACAGCGTCACGCCCACCGCCGCGGCGACCACCGGGTTGACCACCGTGACGGTGGCCAGCGGGGCGGCGAGCCCCGCACCCCGGTACGAGGCCTGTGAGAGCAGGAGGCCGGTCACCGCGAACACGGAGAGGACGAGCAGCCCCGTCCACTCGGCGAGCGGGGCCCGGGGCGTCCACTCCTCGGCCACCGACTTCGTGAGGACCGAGGCCATGCCGAAGGAGACGCCCGCCGCCGCGGCCAGCACGACGCTGCGCAGCACCGACCGGCCCACCAGGTGCGCGGCCGTGAACAGGAGCGCCACCGCGCCGAAGGCGGCTCCCGCGAGCAGCCACCGCTCCCCGTCGGCCAGGGGCCCGGCCTCGGTGCCGCTGGTGAGGCTGAGGAGGCCGGCGAGGCCCACCGTGGCCATGAGCGCGCCGCGCCAGGCCCGCCGCCCGGCCCTGCGGCCGACGAACAGGGCCGCCATGGGCAGCGCGAAGACGATCGTGAGGGCACCCAGCGGCTGGACCAGGCTGAGCGGCCCGTACGCCAGGGCGGCGACGTGCAGCGTCGCGCCGACGCCGTTGAGCAGGACGGACACCCACCAGGCCGGGCTGCGCAGCGGCGCGTAGCGCGGGCCCGCGGCGGAGGCCGCGACCCGCTCCTGCACGATCGCCGCGGCCGCGTAGGCGACCGCGGAGGCCAGGGCCAGGGCGACGGACAGCACGAGTGGACTCATACCTTCCACGATCTCTCTTCCCGGCCGGTTCGCGCGTCGTACCAGGGGACGTCTTCGCGGATACCGCCGACGGAGTACGCGGCCCCCGCATACGCCCCGGGATGTACACCCGTGCAGGTCGGAACGGGTGCAAAGCGGCCTTTCCGGCAGGTCCGGGCGGCTCGGTGAGAGCCTGCGGAGAAGTTACGGTGGGGCCGGACGACGACAGGATCCGCGGGGCAGGGGGGCGTACGGAAATGGATCTCGGCGCGAGCGGCGACGGCGGATCGCCGGGTGGTTTCTTCGCCCTGCGGACCACCGCCCCGGCGACCGGCGGCGCGCACCGCCCGCTCTCCCGTCTGTACGCGGGGGAGGACGGCCCCCTCACCGCGCGCGTGGACCACGTCACCGCCCGGACCGGCGCCCCCGAGCGGCGCGTCGGAGCCTCCGTCGCCCACCTCGGGCTCGCCGCCCGGCTCTGGTCCACCGCCCTCGGACCGGCCGCCGTCCACGGCCGCTTTCCCGCCCTCGACCCCGCCGAGCTGTACTGGGACGGAACGCTGACGGCGCCCGACGACCTGTGGTGGGCCGGCTCCGAGACCCGTCCCGGGACCGCGGAGGAGCTGCGCGCGGCCGTCCAGGAGGCCCATCTCGTCCCGCTCCACGCGGCGCTGCGCCGCGACGGGAACATCTCCCCGCGGCTCCTGTGGGGCAATGCCGGCTCCGCCCTCGCCGGCGCCCTGCGCGAGCTGATCCGCTGGGCGCGCGCCCACGGCCGTCCGGAGGCGGCCGAGCGGGCCGCCGCCCTCGTCTCCGGGCTCCTGGACCACCCGGACCTCGCCGGGACGGTCCGCGGCCCCCGGCTGCGCCGCACCAGCTGCTGCCTCTACTACCGGTGCCCGGGCGGCGGGCTGTGCGGCGACTGTGTCTTCGACCACGCCCCCCGAACGGGTTTGGAGGCGCGGCCCCCCGCTCCGTAAAGTTGGGTCTTTGAATGCCCGCGAGCGGCGACGACACGAGCGAACGAGGAACCCGAAGGCCATGACGGTGACCGAAGAAACCCAGGAATACGGGCCGGGCATCGACCCCGAGCGCCTGGCCGTCTGCCTGAGCGTCCTCGACGAGCTCGACAAGATCGACGTCGACCACCCTGACGCGATCACCGTCCGGCGCGCCACCGCCGGGATCTACCGGACGGTGAAGCAGCGCCGCCGCCAGGAGCGCCGGGCCGCGAAGACCGCGAACGACAAGGCGGTCACCGAGGCCACGGCCACCGGCTCCGCGCAGCGCATCGACGACGAGACCGAGGGCCTGCTGCCCACCTCCGTCACGGAGGAGGGGCGGATCGCGGGGATACTCCAGCGTCCGCGCTCCTGCTACGTCTGCAAGACGCGGTTCGTCGAGGTCGACTACTTCTACCACCAGCTCTGCCAGCCGTGCGCGGCGCTGAACCGGGCCAAGCGCGACGCCGGCGCCGACCTCAGCGGCAAGCGCGCGCTGCTCACCGGCGGCCGGGCCAAGATCGGCATGTACATCGCGCTGCGGCTGCTGCGCGACGGCGCCCACACCACCATCACCACCCGCTTCCCCAAGGACGCCATCCGCCGCTTCAAGGCGATGGAGGACTCCGCGGACTGGATGCACCGCCTGGAGGTCGTCGGCATCGACCTGCGCGACCCCGCCCAGGCCGTCGCGCTCGCCGACCAGATGACCGAGGCCGGCCCGCTCGACATCCTCATCAACAACGCGACGCAGACCGTGCGCCGGCTGCCCTCGGCCTACGCCGCCCTCGTCGAGGGCGAGGACGCCCCGCTGCCCGCGGGCGAGCTGCCCGCCCACCACGTCATCGGCGCGTTCAACTCGGGCGCGGTCGGCGAGCTCGTCGGCTCGTCCGAGCTTCCCGCCGGCGTGCGGGACCTGGAGGCGCAGCAGGTCGCCGACCTCGCCCTGGTCGCGGGCAACGCCAGCCTCGCCAAGCACCTCGACGGCACCGCCATCGACGCGGGCGGCCTCGTGCCGGACGTCGTCGAGACCAACACCTGGGTGCAGAGCATCGAGCAGATCTCCCCGGTGGAGCTCCTCGAGACCCAGCTGTGCAACTACACGGCGCCGTTCATCCTGATCAGCAAGTTGCGGCCGGTGATGGCCGAGGCGGCGAAGAAGGCGGCCAGCGGCCGTGCCTACGTCGTGAACGTGTCGGCGATGGAGGGCGTCTTCAGCCGCGGCTACAAGGGCGCGGGACACCCGAACACGAACGCCGCGAAGGCCGCGATGAACATGGTGACGCGGACCAGCGGCCAGGAGATGTTCGAGACCGACGGCATCCTCATGACCTCGGTCGACACCGGCTGGATCACCGACGAGCGTCCCCACTTCGACAAGCTGCGCCTCGCCGAGGCCGGTTTCCACGCCCCGCTGGACCTCGTCGACGGCGCGGCCCGCGTGTACGACCCCGTCGTGCGCGGCGAGGCGGGCGAGGACCTGTACGGAGTCTTCCTGAAGGACTACGCGCCCGCCAACTGGTAGACCCCGCCGTACCGCGTGTCCCGCGGTCCTGACAAGAGCGCCCCACCGGCCCGGTGGGGCGCTTTTTCGGCTCCGTTCACTCGATCGCATCACACTTTGGAGCCCGGTAGAGCGCGGGCGTGCTCATTTGGTTAATCTGAGGCACACGGTCGGCCACCGAGGAGACACAAATTCCTCACGGCCTTCCCGGGACAGGCCTGCCACCAAGGCCGCGGTCCCGCCAAAAACGGCGCCACCGCGACCGAACCGGCACTTGTCCCACCCTTACGCGACACAAAGGAGTGCGCGGTGACACCCGAACTGACGAAGCAGGAACCGCGACCGGCCGAACGCACCGAGCGGCCCCGCCGCAACGGCGAACTGGGCAGCCTCGACGTGTGGGCCCACGCGGCCCCGATCCGGCTCGCGGGCTACGAGGAGGACCTCGCCGAGCCGCACATCCTGCCCGGCATCGACTGATCCTCTCGCTTCACCCCGGGTGCCCCCGGCCGTCCGCGGCCCGGGGGCACCGGTGCGTTCAGCGGGCGGTGCCGGTGGGTTCCCGCAGGCGGACCGGCGGCAGGTACTCCCGTACCAGCGTCCGGTGCCACCAGGCCCCGGTCTCCCGCAGCTCGCGCCAGGTCGTGTACCGGTAGCGGTACAGCCGGGCGCGGACGAGGACCGGCGGCGCGTCCGGGAACGGGTTGTGGGCGAGCAGCCGCAGGGTGTCCCGGTCGCCTTCGAGCAGCCGCTCGACGAAGGGCCCGAACCACTCGCGCGCGTACCCGGGGGACAGCGCGGCGAACCACATCAGCCAGTCGAGCCGCAGGTGGTAGGGGGCGAACTGGCGGGGGAGCCGGCGCGGATCGCCCGGCTTGCCCTTGAAGCCGTACTCCCGCCACACCGTGTCCGGATGCGGCTCCGGGTCCTCGGTGCCCTCGATGACGATCTCGTCCCGGATCCGGCCGACGGTGCCGAAGGCGCCGTAGCTGTTGACCAGGTGGTACGGGTCGTAGGAGCGGTTCATGGCCTGGTGCTTGGAGAGCAGGTTGCGCGCCGGGCGGTAGCTCCGTACCAGGACGAAGGCGGTGAAGGCGACCACCACGACCACGTACCAGAGCGGCGGATCCGGCTGGGGATGCTCGCCGGCGACCGGGGAGGCGTCCACGGCGGACAGCGCGAGCACGATCGTGATCCAGTTCAGCCAGGCGAAGTTGCCGGAGAGCACCAGCCACAGCTGGGTCGCCACCATCAGACCGGCCGCGACCGTGGCCACCGGCTGCGGGGCGAAGAGCAGGAACGGGACGAACAACTGGACGAAGTGGTTGGCCGCGACCTCCACCCGGTGCAGCGGGCGGGGCAGATGGTGGAAGAACCAGCTGAGCGGGCCGGGCATCGGCTGGGTCTCGTGGTGGTGGTAGAGGCAGGTCAGGTTCCGCCAGCAGGGATCGCCGCGGATCTTGATGAGCCCGGCACCGAACTCGACCCGGAAGAGCAGCCAGCGCAGCAGGAACAGCACGAGGACGGGCGGGCCCGTGTCGTCGTTGCCGAGGAAGACGGCGAGCATCCCGGTCTCCAGGAGCAGCGACTCCCAGCCGAAGGAGTACCAGGTCTGTCCCACGTTCACGATCGACAGGTAGAGACCCCAGAGCACCAGCCACAGGAGCATCGAGACCGGCAGCGGCACGGCGTCCCCGGCGCCCGCGACGAGCGCGAGCGCGAGGGCGAAGCCGGACCAGGAGACGGTCGCGAAGAGGCGGTCGGAGTAGCGCCAGTGGAAGAGCGAGGGGGTGTGGCGCGGGCGGGTCCTGCGCACGTACTCCGGTACGGGGAGCATGCCGTGCTCTCCGATCAGCGCCCGGAACTGGAAGGCCGCCGAAAGGAACGCCACGCAGTACAGCCCGGCGAGGCCCCGCTGGAAGACGATCCGGCTCAGCCACTGGTCGGGTGCGGTGAACCACTCCATCACCACCAGTATCGGCCCGGGATCACGTCCTGACGAGGCGCGCGAGGGTCCGGCCGAGGAGGCGCGCGTACGCGTGCTGGAGCACCGGGATCAGCGGCCCGCCGAGCCGGGTGTACCAGGCGGCGGGCCTGCTGAAGGCGGTGACCGTGAAGCGGACCGTGCCGTCGGGGTCGAGCGTCACGATGAAGGACTCCTCGCCGCACTCCGGGTGCCCGCTCAGGGTGCCGTAGGCGAAGCCGATGCGGTCCTCCTCGTACGCCGTCCAGATCACCTCGCACGGGACGCCGATCCGCAGCGGGCCCGCGCCCAGCGCCACCTCCAGGCGCGTCCCGGGTGCGGCGCGGTCGGCGTCGGCGCGGACGCGCGCCCCGGAGGCGCGGTGCATCCGCCAGGTGGTGACGGCCGCGCCGGCGGTCTCGAAGGCGGCCCTGCCGTGGCCGACGACCGCGCTGTGCCGCAGGTGGTGGTAGCGCTCGGGGAGCGCCTCCGGGGTGCGGGTGGCGCCGACCTCGCGGTAGGTGAGGCCCGGGCGGCGGTGGCCGGCACCGGAGAGGCTGTTCATGAGGCGGGTCATGCCGGAAGCTCCGTTCGGGGGAGAAGGGCCGGAGGGGTCCGGTCCGTGGCGAGGCGGCGCCGGGCGAGGAGTGCGCAGACGGCGAAGCCGAGGGCGTTGCCCAGGCCGTGCGTGGCGGCCATCCAGGTCAGGGAGAGGTGCGGAAGCCCGGTCGCCTCGCCGAGCGCCCAGCTGAGCGCGAGCAGCATGGTGGCGACGAGGACCAGGGCCGAGACGGCGAGGAGGCCCCGGGTGAGCGGGTCGGCGGCGAGCTCGCGGCGCTCCCGCAGGGTCAGCACGGAGACCGCGGCCATGCCGGCCGTCAGGACGACGGCCCCCGCGAGCTCGGCCCAGTCGTCGACGAAGTAGCCGAGCAGGACGAGCAGGGTGCCGGCCGGGACGCTGAGCGCGGCGAAGCGGGCGCCGGGTCCGTCGGAGGTACGGCTGACGAGTCCGGCGACCAGGGCGGCGGCGAAGCCCGCGAAGTGGAAGTGCGGGACGGTCAGCGCGAGGATGTCGAGCTCGAAGCCGAACAGCGGGTACGAGGCCCGCTCGGCGACGAACGCCAGGCCGGCGACGGAGGGCGCCACCAGGGCGGTGAGGACGGCGATCTCGCTCGGCCGGAGCGAGCGGGTCAACATCAGCCGGGCCGGGGCCTGGAGCGCGAGCGCCAGGGTGGCGAGGGCGTAGACGCCGGCGAGCGCGGTGGAGACCCCGGAGCGGGGCAGCCAGAGGGCCAGGGCTCCCGGGAGGGCGAGCAGCGGCCAGGCGCGCCGGAGCGCGTCCCGTCCCGGTGGGCTCGGGCCGTCGAGGAGCGCGAGCCCGGTCGGTACGACCCAGAACATGCCGATCATCACGACGGAACTCACCAGGACCGACAGCGCGGTCATACGTCGGCACCCCCCCACTTGAACGCGTTCAACTGACGAGTCGAGCGTAGGGCCTTTCTTGAACGCGTTCAAGTGCCTGGTCGGTGGACCCGGTCGGCTGCGCTCCGCTTGCGGGCCCGTACGCACTGCGACAGACATGAGGGACTGGCCGCAACCGGGCGCCGGGCCCGGGGGAGAGAAAGTCGGGAGAACCAGGTGCGCTCATCCCTCCGCCGGACGCGGCGAACCGGCCTCGCGGCCGCGGCGCTCGTCCCGGCCCTGCTGCTCACGGGCTGCGACTCCGTGTGGGAAGGCGCCGGCGGCGAACCGGCCGCCGCCCCCATCCAGGACGTCTTCCTCCAGCCGCTCGGCGCCCACGGACCCGACCCCTTCACCGCCTCCACCGTCCGCAACACCGTCCCGCCCTCCGCCTCCCACCGGCCGTCGGAGGACGGCACGCAGCAGGTCCGCGAGGTCACCGGCTCCACCCCCGGCCTCTACGGCGGCACGCGCGCGATCGGCAGCTGCGACGTCGAACGGCAGGTCGCCCTCCTCACCGCGGACCCGACCAAGGCGCGCGCCTTCGCCGAGGCCGCCGGCATCCCCGAGGCCAACGTCGCCGACTGGCTCCGCGGGCTCACCCCGGTCGCCCTGCGCGCCGACACCCGCGTCACCGACCACGGCTACCGCGAGGGCCGGGCCAACGCCTTCCAGGCCGTCCTGCAGACCGGCACGTCGGTCCTCGTCGACCAGTACGGCTCCCCGCGCGTCCGCTGCGCCTGCGGCAACCCGCTCCGCAGCCCCGCCGCCGACCGGAGCGGCGTCCACCAGGGCGACCAGTGGGACGGCTTCGACCCCGACCGCGTGGTCGTGGTCCGCCCCGCCCCCTCCGTCGTCACCGGCCTGGTCATCGTGAACACCACCGACAGCACCTGGATCGAGCGGCGGACCGGCACCGACGGGGACGAGGACCGGAAGCCCGACGTGGAGCCGGCCTGCGACCCCGACACGTGCGCCCTCGCCGACCCCGGAACGCCCGACCCGAACGACCCGGATCACCGCACCTCCCCGGACCCCGCCTCCCCGGCCCCCGTACCGCCGGCGCCGGCCACCCCGGACCGGCCGGCCCCCACGGCCCCGCGCCCCGACGTCCCCGACCCGTCCGGGACCGGCGGCACGGGCACCGACCCGACGGCGCCGACGGTCCCCGATCCGTCCACGGAGCCGTACCCCGACCCGTACACCGATCCGTACGCCGACCCGTCCACGGAGCCCTTCCCCGACCCGTTCGCGGAACCCCCCGGCGAGCAGCCCACCGCCCCGGACGGGCAGCTGCCGCCCGACGAGCTGTTCCCGGCCGGTCCGGTGCCCGACCAGCCGGAGACCTTCCAGGGGTGAAACGGATCTTCCTGGTGCGCACCGGCGGGGCTGCGCCTAGCGTGGCCCCATGAATGCGGGCAGCGGGGGCGGGAAGGCGATCGCGCGGCCGGGCCGTGCACCGGAGGCGCCGGGGTCCGGCGCCCGGATCCTGGCCGACTACGGCGCCGCCTTCCGGATGGGCGGCTTCGACTGGGACCTGCTCACCGGGACCATGATCATGGACGACGCCGCCCTCGACGTCTTCGACATGGACCGCTCCGAGTACGACGGCAGGCCCGAGAGCCTCAGTCCGCGCGTGCTGCCGGACGAGGGGCGTCAGCTCGACACCCTCGTGGCCCAGGCGCTCAAGGACGGCAGCGAGCAGTACGGGGCGTACTTCCGCATCCGCCGCCGCGACGGACGCCACCAGTGGACCCACACCCAGGGCCTCGTCCACCGCGACGACACCGGCCGGCCCGTCCGCATCATCGGCATCCTGCGCGACGCCACCCACGAACTCACCGAGTCCGCCGCCCGCCTCGGCCTCGACGAGGGCCGCAGACAGCGCGCCGGGGTCGTCGAGGGCACCACGGCGGCCCTCGCCTACGCCCGGACCGTGCAGGACGTCATCGACCTGCTCAACGACTCGCACGCGCTCGAACACTTCGGCGCGGCCAGCCTCGTCATGGGGCTCCTCGAAGCAGGGCGCATCCACCTCGTCGCCGAGGGG
The DNA window shown above is from Streptomyces vietnamensis and carries:
- a CDS encoding SDR family NAD(P)-dependent oxidoreductase is translated as MTVTEETQEYGPGIDPERLAVCLSVLDELDKIDVDHPDAITVRRATAGIYRTVKQRRRQERRAAKTANDKAVTEATATGSAQRIDDETEGLLPTSVTEEGRIAGILQRPRSCYVCKTRFVEVDYFYHQLCQPCAALNRAKRDAGADLSGKRALLTGGRAKIGMYIALRLLRDGAHTTITTRFPKDAIRRFKAMEDSADWMHRLEVVGIDLRDPAQAVALADQMTEAGPLDILINNATQTVRRLPSAYAALVEGEDAPLPAGELPAHHVIGAFNSGAVGELVGSSELPAGVRDLEAQQVADLALVAGNASLAKHLDGTAIDAGGLVPDVVETNTWVQSIEQISPVELLETQLCNYTAPFILISKLRPVMAEAAKKAASGRAYVVNVSAMEGVFSRGYKGAGHPNTNAAKAAMNMVTRTSGQEMFETDGILMTSVDTGWITDERPHFDKLRLAEAGFHAPLDLVDGAARVYDPVVRGEAGEDLYGVFLKDYAPANW
- a CDS encoding YndJ family protein; amino-acid sequence: MSVLVSSVVMIGMFWVVPTGLALLDGPSPPGRDALRRAWPLLALPGALALWLPRSGVSTALAGVYALATLALALQAPARLMLTRSLRPSEIAVLTALVAPSVAGLAFVAERASYPLFGFELDILALTVPHFHFAGFAAALVAGLVSRTSDGPGARFAALSVPAGTLLVLLGYFVDDWAELAGAVVLTAGMAAVSVLTLRERRELAADPLTRGLLAVSALVLVATMLLALSWALGEATGLPHLSLTWMAATHGLGNALGFAVCALLARRRLATDRTPPALLPRTELPA
- a CDS encoding DUF6777 domain-containing protein, with the translated sequence MRSSLRRTRRTGLAAAALVPALLLTGCDSVWEGAGGEPAAAPIQDVFLQPLGAHGPDPFTASTVRNTVPPSASHRPSEDGTQQVREVTGSTPGLYGGTRAIGSCDVERQVALLTADPTKARAFAEAAGIPEANVADWLRGLTPVALRADTRVTDHGYREGRANAFQAVLQTGTSVLVDQYGSPRVRCACGNPLRSPAADRSGVHQGDQWDGFDPDRVVVVRPAPSVVTGLVIVNTTDSTWIERRTGTDGDEDRKPDVEPACDPDTCALADPGTPDPNDPDHRTSPDPASPAPVPPAPATPDRPAPTAPRPDVPDPSGTGGTGTDPTAPTVPDPSTEPYPDPYTDPYADPSTEPFPDPFAEPPGEQPTAPDGQLPPDELFPAGPVPDQPETFQG
- a CDS encoding DMT family transporter codes for the protein MSPLVLSVALALASAVAYAAAAIVQERVAASAAGPRYAPLRSPAWWVSVLLNGVGATLHVAALAYGPLSLVQPLGALTIVFALPMAALFVGRRAGRRAWRGALMATVGLAGLLSLTSGTEAGPLADGERWLLAGAAFGAVALLFTAAHLVGRSVLRSVVLAAAAGVSFGMASVLTKSVAEEWTPRAPLAEWTGLLVLSVFAVTGLLLSQASYRGAGLAAPLATVTVVNPVVAAAVGVTLFGEGFRYGAAGTVAALICGAVAAGGLVRLTLDRMTAAPESPSVSSGSSVASEGDSPRPEVGQGVDVRAVPGTRPNLEVEVRSRAVAGRS
- a CDS encoding (2Fe-2S)-binding protein, translated to MDLGASGDGGSPGGFFALRTTAPATGGAHRPLSRLYAGEDGPLTARVDHVTARTGAPERRVGASVAHLGLAARLWSTALGPAAVHGRFPALDPAELYWDGTLTAPDDLWWAGSETRPGTAEELRAAVQEAHLVPLHAALRRDGNISPRLLWGNAGSALAGALRELIRWARAHGRPEAAERAAALVSGLLDHPDLAGTVRGPRLRRTSCCLYYRCPGGGLCGDCVFDHAPRTGLEARPPAP
- a CDS encoding DUF1990 family protein, whose protein sequence is MTRLMNSLSGAGHRRPGLTYREVGATRTPEALPERYHHLRHSAVVGHGRAAFETAGAAVTTWRMHRASGARVRADADRAAPGTRLEVALGAGPLRIGVPCEVIWTAYEEDRIGFAYGTLSGHPECGEESFIVTLDPDGTVRFTVTAFSRPAAWYTRLGGPLIPVLQHAYARLLGRTLARLVRT
- a CDS encoding lipase maturation factor family protein, which gives rise to MEWFTAPDQWLSRIVFQRGLAGLYCVAFLSAAFQFRALIGEHGMLPVPEYVRRTRPRHTPSLFHWRYSDRLFATVSWSGFALALALVAGAGDAVPLPVSMLLWLVLWGLYLSIVNVGQTWYSFGWESLLLETGMLAVFLGNDDTGPPVLVLFLLRWLLFRVEFGAGLIKIRGDPCWRNLTCLYHHHETQPMPGPLSWFFHHLPRPLHRVEVAANHFVQLFVPFLLFAPQPVATVAAGLMVATQLWLVLSGNFAWLNWITIVLALSAVDASPVAGEHPQPDPPLWYVVVVVAFTAFVLVRSYRPARNLLSKHQAMNRSYDPYHLVNSYGAFGTVGRIRDEIVIEGTEDPEPHPDTVWREYGFKGKPGDPRRLPRQFAPYHLRLDWLMWFAALSPGYAREWFGPFVERLLEGDRDTLRLLAHNPFPDAPPVLVRARLYRYRYTTWRELRETGAWWHRTLVREYLPPVRLREPTGTAR